The following proteins are co-located in the Spirosoma montaniterrae genome:
- the glgB gene encoding 1,4-alpha-glucan branching protein GlgB encodes MAKRIASAESAPDSTNIPKPVSRAGKAKKAAADVLQPTAEPAPAQSDAAPVGSGPYSRFTEFDIYLFRAGKHQKLYEKFGSHVVEHNGVVGTYFAVWAPSARYVSVIGNFNGWDKGTHSMNVRWDSSGIWELFVPAIGSGETYKYFLVHEGGRELEKGDPYAHFWEVPPKTASIVRDTYYEWNDQEWMANRKAKNALNAPVSVYEVHLGSWRRDPSNPERLLSYGEIADALVPYVQDMGFTHVEFMPVMQYPYEPSWGYQITGYYAPSSRFGTPQDFMGLVERLHQAGVGVLLDWVPSHFPGDAHGLYEFDGSHLYEHPDPRRGYHPDWKSYIFNYGRPEVRSFLLSNALFWLDRCHADGLRVDAVASMLYLDYSRNAGEWEPNIFGGRENLEAISLFKELNEAIYLNYPDVQTIAEESTAFPGVSRPVFVGGLGFGMKWMMGWMNDTLRYFERNPAFRKFHQDEFTFSTVYAFTENFMLPLSHDEVVYGKHSLVGKMPGDEWQRFANLRLLFSYMFTHSGSKLLFMGGEFGQTSEWKFDDSLDWHLLNFAPHQGAAACVKALNNLYRTEPALFERQFQADGFEWIDTTDRENSIVTYARKGDNPADTLLIVLNMTPVPRSDYRIGVPAPGTYRELFNSDARDFYGSGITNGEPIVSETEPWHGRPQSIRLNLPPLGATVLKISNQD; translated from the coding sequence ATGGCGAAACGCATCGCATCTGCCGAATCAGCACCCGATTCTACGAATATCCCCAAACCCGTCAGCCGCGCAGGCAAGGCAAAAAAAGCTGCTGCCGACGTACTTCAGCCCACTGCCGAACCAGCACCGGCGCAATCCGACGCTGCTCCGGTCGGCAGTGGCCCATATTCGCGCTTTACCGAATTCGACATCTATTTGTTTCGGGCGGGTAAGCACCAGAAACTGTACGAAAAATTTGGTTCGCACGTCGTAGAGCATAACGGCGTTGTAGGCACTTATTTCGCCGTTTGGGCACCATCGGCCCGCTACGTATCGGTCATCGGCAACTTCAACGGCTGGGACAAAGGCACCCATTCAATGAATGTTCGCTGGGACTCGTCGGGCATCTGGGAGTTGTTTGTGCCAGCTATTGGCAGTGGCGAAACCTACAAATATTTCCTCGTTCACGAAGGCGGGCGCGAACTGGAAAAAGGCGACCCCTACGCCCATTTCTGGGAGGTGCCCCCCAAAACGGCGTCTATCGTTCGTGACACCTATTACGAATGGAACGATCAGGAGTGGATGGCAAACCGCAAAGCCAAAAACGCCCTGAACGCCCCCGTTTCTGTTTACGAAGTGCATCTCGGCTCGTGGCGTCGCGACCCATCCAACCCTGAACGGTTGTTAAGCTACGGCGAAATTGCCGACGCGCTTGTACCTTATGTTCAGGACATGGGCTTTACGCACGTTGAGTTCATGCCCGTTATGCAGTACCCTTACGAACCGTCGTGGGGCTATCAGATTACGGGCTATTACGCACCCAGCAGCCGCTTCGGTACTCCGCAAGACTTTATGGGACTGGTAGAACGGCTCCATCAGGCTGGTGTTGGCGTACTTCTCGACTGGGTGCCGAGTCATTTTCCGGGCGATGCCCACGGGCTGTATGAATTCGACGGGTCGCACCTCTACGAACACCCCGACCCACGCCGAGGCTATCACCCCGACTGGAAATCGTATATCTTCAACTACGGACGCCCCGAAGTGCGGTCGTTCCTGCTCTCAAACGCGCTATTCTGGCTCGACCGCTGCCACGCCGACGGACTGCGCGTCGATGCCGTAGCGTCGATGCTGTATCTCGACTATTCGCGGAATGCGGGCGAGTGGGAGCCGAACATCTTTGGCGGGCGCGAAAACCTCGAAGCCATCTCGCTCTTCAAAGAACTGAACGAAGCCATCTACCTGAACTATCCTGACGTACAGACCATTGCCGAGGAATCGACGGCATTTCCGGGCGTATCGCGGCCTGTGTTTGTGGGTGGACTGGGCTTCGGTATGAAGTGGATGATGGGCTGGATGAACGACACGTTGCGGTATTTCGAGCGGAACCCCGCTTTCCGTAAGTTTCACCAGGACGAGTTTACGTTCAGCACGGTTTACGCCTTCACGGAGAACTTCATGCTACCCCTTTCGCACGATGAGGTGGTGTATGGCAAACACTCGCTGGTGGGCAAAATGCCGGGCGACGAGTGGCAGCGGTTCGCGAACCTGCGCCTGCTGTTCAGCTATATGTTTACGCACAGCGGCTCCAAACTGCTGTTTATGGGCGGAGAATTCGGGCAGACGTCCGAGTGGAAATTCGATGACAGTCTCGACTGGCACCTGCTCAACTTTGCCCCGCATCAGGGCGCGGCTGCGTGTGTAAAAGCACTGAATAACCTCTACCGCACCGAACCCGCTTTATTTGAACGTCAGTTTCAGGCCGACGGTTTCGAGTGGATCGATACCACCGACCGCGAAAACAGCATTGTCACGTATGCCCGCAAAGGCGATAACCCTGCCGACACGCTGCTGATTGTGCTGAACATGACGCCCGTGCCACGTTCCGATTATCGCATTGGCGTACCAGCACCCGGCACTTACCGCGAGCTATTCAATTCCGACGCCCGCGACTTCTACGGTAGTGGCATTACAAACGGCGAACCCATTGTCAGTGAAACCGAACCCTGGCATGGCCGCCCCCAGTCAATACGGCTTAATCTACCTCCGTTGGGCGCCACGGTGCTAAAAATTTCGAACCAGGATTAG
- a CDS encoding choice-of-anchor Q domain-containing protein translates to MLWGNGGGNTVFNGTNSSSTATYSLFDQSVTGYSTGPTNLTTTTSPFASPTSVSLATGSPAINAGNNNAPGLAGITTDLAGNPRIVGCVVDMGAVEFQAGATPGLVTWTGCTSRDWNTAGNWASSNVPTATSDVVIPSGPANQPILSTTAVAFSVEVQSGASLSISSAGSLTINGSKTLGGFTNALFSGGTVTNDGQIVIDITASTSQFGLWNRGTFTNTGRISIDRTTAQALRNPSGTAATFINSGTITIGGSATVNDNGILNQATFQNNAGGLITIDQVTASTGAAIFNGGASGSFINSATITIGASVSVGGNGITNQASFTNTTGGDISINRASVRGITNFATFINSATLTIGNIDFSAADGIQNQGTFTNNATGEIRADRAPGNAVRNVAGTFGNDGKIVIGSVANTGVGILNTGTSFSNTAGASIQLDRVTRGLTNASAFFNAGQIKMGNNVPLGERGLLNGNGTGTVAAVFNNLPGGLLQIDQTAANQDGITNELLTTFNNGGTVSIGMSGSIGGNAIANAGTFSNGACATLNIGDNLLNTNSLTNVGFFTVSTTQPHSNNGTLTNNGVISYPQGNPIPNVTNNALVVNSFSVCGTTSATALQIGGANSFSAGSTWYTDAGLTTPAGTYDQNTNTFTPTNLSAPGSLPLYFTATDNTNACTRTVSVSATLNVPPSLTVTANPSLTITNGQTVTLTASGASSYTWTGGSTGSSFTATPASDTPYSVTGASTAGCRSNTSVTVTVNAPLCYSVVYVTQSGAGLQNGSSWANAYPGTMLQTAINSATSCSGEVWVAAGIYRPTTSTDRTISFQMRNNVRIYGGFAGNETSLSSRPLTSPNAGNPSSTTLSGEIGDPTSTTDNSFHVFYHPNGSNLNNTALLDGFVITGGNADATSGDNAGGGGMHFRSSSSVRVNNCLFELNTTASGNINFGGAILSVFSSLQLTNCLFRNNQAFSGGAICQDGSSSSLTLVNCSFQNNNAPSGLGGAININAGTLFSYNTSFIGNQCRFNGGAIWTTNTITLVNNSFQNNRAGAFAFGGAIYANGSAGFLTNCVFFGNGGSNTFFGGTRTASYSLFDNTTGVDVTGPGNLTTITSPFVSTASVALNACAPAIDAGDPSSATAATGPFSVTALPQTDLAGNPRIFGGRVDMGAVEFQDAPAAFTVTVSASPGLTITSGQTVTLTATGGTSYTWTDGTTGSSFTATPGVGSTTYSVTGVNAAGCTSTTSVTVTVNPAPTLAGFAPTAATVCVGSVATFTATVGDVTGAYNFTLTNGTGPVSGTATGASFSQTLTASGSGQQTFTLTIGANGTTVASSTTLSVQALPTAGINLPTNLTLTCASPTVSISATGGGTYRWDDNSTTASRSLTASGTYSVTVTSAGGCSSTASQLVTLTLNNTAPSLALSSTNVCAGNVVNLSATAGLTSYTFVGGSGVISTGTSNTVAVSELSTASYSFTVLAAGPNGCTATATTSLTVLPRPAAPALSSQSRSLTASPTPVSLTGFVEATGNALSFSGVTGLLDPPTANISTAGVQNFSVSQTNANGCISPVTLFSLTVTAPVVVTPASQTVCRGSQVVLTAGTTGTRYEWYRGGQLPANRLINVVGVQVGTGTASLTLVSVQTTATYFCKIFAANGSFTWAGPFAVVVNAGCVAPGGRVAAQLETPLRVIIAPNPVEGGWLRAVVTGAGGQRLRAQLTDLNGQVLREQQWEQADTKHLIEWDMQARPGGVYLLQIGTDGQHTTLKLIKP, encoded by the coding sequence GTGCTGTGGGGCAACGGGGGCGGCAACACCGTCTTCAACGGTACCAACAGCAGCAGCACGGCTACCTACTCGCTCTTCGACCAGAGCGTGACGGGCTACAGCACCGGCCCTACTAACCTTACCACAACCACCTCGCCCTTTGCGTCTCCGACCAGTGTATCCTTGGCAACGGGTTCGCCGGCCATCAACGCGGGCAACAACAACGCACCGGGGCTGGCGGGCATCACCACCGATTTGGCGGGCAATCCGCGCATTGTGGGGTGCGTGGTCGATATGGGCGCGGTCGAGTTTCAGGCTGGGGCCACACCCGGCTTAGTCACGTGGACGGGCTGCACCAGCCGCGACTGGAACACGGCGGGCAACTGGGCATCGAGCAACGTACCTACGGCCACGAGCGATGTCGTGATTCCGTCGGGGCCGGCCAATCAACCCATTCTCAGTACCACGGCGGTGGCCTTCTCGGTGGAGGTGCAAAGCGGGGCTTCGCTCAGTATCAGCAGTGCGGGGAGTTTGACCATCAACGGCTCAAAGACCCTCGGTGGCTTTACAAACGCGCTGTTTAGTGGCGGAACGGTGACCAACGACGGACAGATTGTTATCGACATTACCGCCAGTACCAGCCAGTTTGGTCTGTGGAATCGGGGAACCTTCACCAACACCGGACGTATCAGCATCGACCGCACCACGGCTCAGGCTCTGCGGAATCCGTCGGGTACAGCGGCTACCTTTATCAATTCAGGCACCATCACCATTGGAGGGTCGGCAACAGTCAATGACAACGGGATACTCAATCAGGCTACGTTTCAGAACAACGCTGGCGGGCTGATTACGATTGACCAGGTGACGGCAAGTACGGGGGCAGCTATATTCAACGGGGGGGCCAGCGGTAGTTTCATCAATTCGGCCACCATTACCATCGGCGCGTCGGTCAGTGTCGGCGGGAATGGCATCACCAATCAAGCCAGCTTTACCAATACGACGGGTGGCGACATCAGCATTAACCGGGCATCGGTTAGAGGCATCACCAACTTCGCTACGTTTATCAACTCGGCCACGCTGACCATTGGCAACATCGACTTTTCGGCAGCGGATGGCATTCAGAATCAGGGTACGTTTACCAACAACGCTACGGGCGAAATCAGAGCCGACAGGGCACCCGGCAATGCGGTCCGTAACGTAGCGGGGACGTTCGGTAATGATGGGAAGATAGTCATCGGTTCTGTCGCCAATACGGGGGTGGGAATTTTGAATACCGGAACTTCCTTCTCCAACACGGCCGGGGCCAGTATCCAATTAGACCGGGTTACACGGGGGCTGACCAACGCGAGTGCGTTTTTCAACGCCGGCCAGATCAAAATGGGCAATAATGTGCCGTTAGGCGAGCGGGGGCTTTTGAATGGCAATGGCACGGGTACAGTGGCAGCGGTGTTCAACAACCTGCCCGGTGGCTTGCTCCAGATCGACCAGACGGCGGCTAATCAGGACGGGATTACGAACGAACTGCTTACGACGTTCAACAACGGGGGTACGGTCAGCATCGGGATGTCGGGTAGCATTGGGGGTAATGCCATTGCCAACGCAGGGACGTTCAGTAACGGTGCCTGTGCCACGCTGAACATTGGCGATAATCTGCTCAATACCAACTCGCTGACCAACGTCGGTTTCTTCACCGTCAGCACCACCCAACCCCACAGCAACAACGGCACGCTGACCAACAACGGCGTTATCTCGTATCCGCAGGGCAACCCCATTCCCAACGTGACCAACAACGCGCTGGTTGTAAATTCGTTTAGCGTGTGCGGCACTACGTCGGCCACCGCACTACAAATTGGCGGGGCTAACAGCTTTTCGGCGGGCAGCACCTGGTACACCGATGCGGGCCTGACTACCCCGGCAGGAACCTATGACCAGAACACAAATACATTCACGCCCACTAACCTGAGCGCACCCGGCAGCCTGCCATTATATTTTACCGCCACTGATAACACCAATGCCTGCACCCGGACCGTGTCGGTTAGTGCAACGCTGAACGTGCCGCCCAGCCTGACGGTCACAGCCAATCCCTCGCTGACCATCACGAACGGACAGACTGTTACCCTCACGGCCTCAGGGGCCAGCAGCTACACCTGGACGGGCGGCAGCACCGGCAGCAGTTTCACGGCCACACCTGCCAGCGATACCCCCTACTCGGTCACGGGCGCGAGCACGGCCGGGTGCAGGAGCAACACCAGTGTGACCGTGACCGTCAATGCGCCGTTGTGTTATTCAGTAGTGTATGTGACCCAGAGCGGGGCGGGTTTGCAGAATGGCAGTAGCTGGGCCAACGCCTACCCCGGCACGATGTTGCAAACCGCCATCAACTCGGCTACTTCGTGCAGCGGGGAGGTATGGGTAGCAGCGGGTATCTACCGGCCTACCACCAGCACCGACCGCACCATTAGCTTCCAGATGCGGAACAACGTGCGTATCTACGGCGGCTTTGCAGGCAACGAAACGAGCCTGAGCAGCCGCCCCTTGACCAGCCCCAACGCGGGGAACCCCAGTAGCACCACCCTCAGCGGGGAGATTGGTGACCCCACCAGCACGACCGATAATAGTTTCCATGTGTTTTATCACCCTAATGGCTCAAACCTCAACAACACGGCTCTGCTCGATGGCTTTGTGATTACGGGGGGCAATGCCGACGCCACCTCTGGCGACAATGCCGGGGGTGGGGGTATGCATTTTCGTAGCTCTTCCAGTGTCCGTGTGAATAACTGTTTGTTCGAACTTAACACGACAGCTTCGGGAAACATCAATTTTGGTGGTGCGATTTTAAGTGTTTTTAGTTCGCTTCAGCTTACAAACTGCTTATTTCGCAACAATCAGGCTTTTTCCGGTGGGGCAATCTGTCAGGACGGTTCGAGCAGCTCGCTGACGCTGGTGAACTGCTCGTTTCAAAATAACAATGCCCCTTCTGGACTTGGAGGGGCAATAAATATAAATGCAGGCACCCTATTTAGCTATAACACCTCATTCATCGGTAATCAGTGTAGGTTTAATGGCGGGGCAATCTGGACTACGAATACCATCACATTGGTCAATAATTCATTTCAAAACAACAGAGCCGGTGCTTTTGCTTTTGGGGGGGCTATTTATGCAAATGGTAGTGCAGGTTTTCTAACCAATTGCGTGTTTTTTGGTAATGGAGGCAGCAATACCTTTTTTGGTGGTACACGCACTGCCAGTTACTCGCTCTTCGACAACACTACGGGCGTGGATGTCACAGGCCCCGGCAACCTCACCACCATCACCTCGCCTTTTGTCAGCACGGCCAGCGTGGCTCTCAACGCCTGCGCCCCGGCCATCGACGCCGGTGACCCCAGCAGTGCCACAGCCGCCACCGGGCCATTCTCCGTCACGGCCCTGCCACAAACGGACCTCGCGGGCAATCCGCGCATCTTCGGCGGGCGCGTAGATATGGGCGCGGTGGAGTTTCAGGACGCACCGGCAGCGTTTACGGTAACGGTTTCGGCCAGCCCCGGCCTAACCATCACCAGCGGGCAGACCGTTACGCTCACCGCAACGGGCGGCACCTCCTATACTTGGACCGACGGAACAACCGGCAGCAGCTTCACGGCTACGCCCGGTGTGGGTAGCACCACCTACTCTGTGACGGGCGTCAACGCTGCGGGCTGTACGAGCACCACCAGCGTTACCGTCACCGTTAATCCCGCCCCCACTCTGGCGGGCTTTGCCCCTACAGCCGCTACGGTCTGCGTGGGCAGCGTAGCTACGTTCACGGCGACGGTGGGCGACGTGACGGGAGCGTACAACTTTACCCTCACCAACGGCACAGGGCCAGTGAGCGGCACGGCTACGGGCGCGTCCTTCAGCCAAACGCTGACGGCTAGTGGTTCGGGCCAACAGACCTTCACGCTCACTATCGGGGCTAACGGCACCACAGTGGCGAGTAGCACTACGTTGAGTGTGCAGGCATTACCTACAGCGGGCATCAACCTGCCTACAAACCTGACGCTTACCTGTGCTTCGCCAACCGTTTCCATTTCGGCCACCGGCGGAGGCACCTACCGCTGGGACGATAACAGCACCACCGCCAGCCGCAGCCTGACCGCCAGCGGCACCTACTCGGTAACGGTCACCTCGGCGGGCGGTTGTTCCAGCACGGCCAGCCAACTCGTTACCCTCACGCTCAACAACACCGCCCCCAGCCTGGCCCTGAGTAGTACCAACGTCTGCGCGGGCAACGTAGTAAACCTGTCGGCTACGGCAGGACTCACCAGCTACACTTTTGTGGGTGGCAGCGGGGTCATTAGCACCGGCACCAGCAACACGGTCGCCGTGTCCGAGCTTAGTACGGCCAGCTATAGCTTTACAGTATTGGCCGCAGGGCCAAACGGCTGTACGGCCACAGCTACTACGTCGCTTACGGTGCTGCCCCGTCCGGCGGCTCCGGCCCTATCGAGCCAGAGCCGAAGCCTGACCGCAAGTCCAACGCCGGTGTCGCTGACCGGATTTGTGGAGGCAACCGGCAATGCGCTGAGCTTCTCGGGCGTAACGGGGCTGCTCGATCCGCCAACAGCCAACATCAGCACGGCGGGGGTTCAGAACTTCTCGGTCAGTCAGACCAATGCCAACGGCTGTATCAGCCCGGTCACACTCTTCAGCCTGACGGTAACGGCTCCGGTGGTGGTCACGCCCGCCAGCCAGACCGTTTGCCGGGGTAGTCAGGTGGTACTCACGGCAGGCACTACCGGTACGCGCTACGAATGGTATCGGGGTGGGCAACTACCCGCCAACCGGCTCATCAACGTAGTGGGCGTTCAGGTGGGTACAGGCACGGCCAGCCTGACGCTGGTGAGCGTACAGACTACGGCTACCTATTTCTGTAAGATTTTTGCTGCCAACGGCAGCTTCACCTGGGCCGGGCCGTTTGCGGTGGTCGTCAACGCGGGCTGTGTGGCACCGGGAGGCCGGGTAGCGGCTCAGTTGGAAACACCCCTACGGGTAATTATTGCCCCCAACCCGGTAGAGGGCGGCTGGCTGCGGGCGGTCGTGACGGGCGCGGGCGGGCAGCGGCTGCGGGCGCAGTTGACCGACCTGAACGGGCAGGTGCTGCGGGAGCAGCAGTGGGAACAGGCTGATACCAAACACCTTATCGAGTGGGACATGCAGGCCCGACCCGGCGGGGTGTATCTCCTGCAGATCGGCACCGACGGGCAGCACACCACCCTCAAACTAATAAAGCCTTAA
- a CDS encoding right-handed parallel beta-helix repeat-containing protein yields the protein MRSPFLFLITRLVQASLISLLLLLGNLSAQAQTIRYVKPVATGTGTGDSWANASSDLQAMITASAANQQVWVAAGTYRPGGNANTDRTISFAMRNGVAIYGGFVGNETDLSQRPAINPISGNPSSSTLSGDLLGDDGPNAANNGDNSYNVISNNNNGLNATAVLDGFVITGGNATNGRGTGFAGGGMINLSSSPTITNCSFISNVSDDSSVAYGGAMHNSNSSPTITNCSFQNNRATGLFGTGGAIYNGGSSSPTITNCSFTGNQARGGAVLSPARCPAQPLPTVASKAIRLQMAGPSSTMPAVAPPSPTVASRAIRLLTSAGPSSTTTAAAPR from the coding sequence ATGCGCTCACCTTTTCTTTTCCTGATTACCCGCCTGGTTCAGGCCAGTCTGATTTCTCTGTTGCTCCTGCTGGGCAACCTTTCGGCCCAGGCCCAGACTATCCGCTACGTAAAACCTGTCGCTACCGGCACAGGTACGGGGGATTCATGGGCCAATGCCAGTAGCGACCTCCAGGCCATGATTACGGCGAGTGCCGCCAACCAGCAGGTATGGGTGGCTGCCGGAACCTACCGACCCGGTGGCAACGCCAATACAGACCGAACCATCAGCTTTGCTATGCGAAACGGCGTGGCGATCTACGGGGGCTTTGTGGGCAACGAAACCGACCTCAGCCAACGCCCCGCCATCAACCCCATCAGCGGTAACCCGTCCAGCAGTACACTCAGTGGCGATTTGCTGGGCGACGACGGGCCGAACGCTGCTAACAACGGCGATAACAGCTACAATGTAATCAGCAACAACAACAATGGCCTGAACGCCACGGCGGTGCTTGATGGCTTTGTCATCACTGGCGGAAATGCCACTAACGGGCGGGGGACTGGTTTCGCCGGTGGTGGGATGATCAATCTTAGCAGTAGCCCCACCATCACCAACTGTAGCTTCATCAGCAATGTAAGTGATGATAGCAGTGTTGCTTATGGCGGGGCCATGCACAACAGTAATAGTAGCCCTACGATCACCAACTGTAGCTTCCAAAACAATCGGGCAACGGGACTATTTGGCACTGGCGGGGCCATTTACAACGGAGGCAGCAGTAGCCCCACCATCACCAACTGTAGCTTCACGGGTAATCAGGCGAGGGGGGGGGCGGTGCTATCGCCAGCGAGGTGCCCAGCCCAACCATTACCAACTGTAGCTTCCAAAGCAATACGGCTGCAAATGGCGGGGCCATCTTCAACAATGCCGGCAGTAGCCCCACCATCACCAACTGTAGCTTCCAGAGCAATTCGGCTACTAACCTCGGCGGGGCCATCTTCAACAACAACAGCAGCAGCCCCACGCTGA
- a CDS encoding MFS transporter, protein MNYRSRVLSFLVALSAITYIDRTCISLVAADMKQDLGIENDAWGWVLSAFALSYALFELPTGALGDRLGPRRVLTRVVAWWSVFTALTGTATSWLYLVIVRFLFGAGEAGAYPNASIVVSRWFPRQETGRAQAFIWAAGRVGGVLAPWLVIPVAAQFGWRVSFFAMGLLGVVWAVAWYGWFRDFPHEEPRVSADEVQHIEANRRFRAHSHHIPWRAVLRSPNMWAIMLMFHFYMYGAYFFTGWLPTYLKEGRGFGKDEMQIFATLPFFLGAIGCFTGGYASDWLAKRYGLKVGRRAVGIVGMGLSAIVICLSALTKDNQTAAVLLAMGMGFKDLTLPVSFAVCNDVGRSQSGTVSGAMNMVGQLGAVFLGVLFGYIVKATGDFNLPLFLIAGLLLCSCLLWLRIDPTEEVALS, encoded by the coding sequence ATGAACTACCGTTCCCGTGTTTTATCTTTTTTAGTAGCACTTTCGGCTATTACGTACATCGACCGTACCTGCATCTCTCTCGTTGCCGCCGACATGAAGCAAGACCTCGGTATCGAAAATGATGCCTGGGGCTGGGTACTGAGTGCGTTTGCGCTGTCTTACGCGCTGTTTGAATTACCTACCGGCGCACTCGGCGACCGGCTTGGCCCCCGGCGCGTGCTGACGCGGGTAGTAGCCTGGTGGTCGGTGTTCACGGCTCTGACTGGCACGGCCACGTCGTGGCTGTATTTAGTGATTGTGCGGTTTCTGTTCGGGGCGGGTGAAGCCGGAGCGTATCCAAACGCGTCGATTGTGGTATCGCGGTGGTTTCCGCGTCAGGAAACGGGCCGGGCGCAGGCATTTATCTGGGCCGCCGGGCGAGTGGGTGGGGTACTGGCTCCGTGGCTCGTGATTCCGGTGGCCGCGCAATTCGGCTGGCGGGTATCGTTTTTTGCGATGGGCCTGCTGGGTGTAGTTTGGGCCGTGGCGTGGTATGGCTGGTTCCGCGATTTTCCGCACGAAGAACCACGCGTGTCGGCAGATGAGGTGCAGCACATCGAAGCCAATCGCCGGTTTCGGGCACACAGCCACCACATTCCGTGGCGGGCCGTGCTGCGTAGTCCGAACATGTGGGCCATTATGCTCATGTTCCATTTTTACATGTACGGAGCCTATTTTTTCACCGGCTGGTTGCCAACTTACCTGAAAGAAGGACGCGGTTTTGGCAAAGACGAGATGCAGATCTTCGCTACACTGCCGTTTTTTCTGGGAGCCATTGGCTGTTTTACAGGCGGTTATGCCAGCGACTGGCTTGCCAAACGCTACGGTCTGAAAGTAGGCCGGAGGGCAGTAGGCATCGTCGGGATGGGATTATCGGCCATTGTCATCTGTCTGTCTGCCCTCACGAAAGATAACCAAACGGCGGCTGTGCTGCTGGCAATGGGAATGGGCTTCAAAGACCTGACCCTGCCCGTCTCGTTCGCGGTCTGCAACGACGTTGGCCGCAGTCAGTCGGGTACAGTATCGGGGGCCATGAACATGGTGGGGCAGTTGGGAGCCGTATTTCTGGGCGTACTATTCGGCTATATTGTGAAAGCCACTGGCGACTTCAACCTGCCGCTGTTCCTGATTGCGGGCCTGCTGCTGTGTTCCTGCCTGCTCTGGCTCCGCATCGACCCAACGGAGGAAGTGGCGTTGTCATAG
- a CDS encoding MBL fold metallo-hydrolase, which produces MNRLKISMLVGLIALLLVAIGGFFYLRQPVFGSDPATTRLERIQQSPNYRNGSFQNTEPTDVMRQGASYFAMIGDYINKSPINTPPKPLPTVQTNLHALPDSVPTVVWFGHSSYLIKSKGVTILVDPVLSGSASPVSLFGRAFAGADAYAASDLPDIDMLVISHDHYDHLDHKTITELAPRVKKFYTALGVGAHLERWGISPDRIVEFDWGQTHQVADSIVLTATPARHFSGRSLARGRTLWTSFVFDLHGYRLFLGGDSGYDGQFKQIGTTYGPFDLAILECGQYGRDWPSIHMFPTEVATAAQDLRAKTLLPVHWGKFALAYHAWNEPIQQLVVSAAEKGIPVTTPRIGEPITVGGALKTEHWWNKL; this is translated from the coding sequence ATGAACCGTCTGAAAATTAGTATGCTTGTTGGACTGATTGCTCTTTTGCTGGTAGCCATTGGCGGCTTTTTTTACCTGCGTCAACCCGTTTTCGGCAGTGATCCGGCCACCACCCGACTCGAACGCATTCAGCAGTCGCCTAACTATCGCAACGGTTCGTTTCAGAATACAGAGCCTACTGACGTGATGCGGCAGGGTGCGTCGTACTTCGCTATGATTGGCGATTACATCAACAAATCGCCAATTAACACCCCGCCGAAACCACTGCCCACTGTACAAACAAACTTACACGCCCTACCCGACTCGGTGCCGACGGTGGTGTGGTTTGGGCATTCCTCATACCTGATTAAATCAAAGGGGGTTACCATTTTGGTCGATCCGGTGTTGAGCGGCAGTGCGTCGCCGGTGTCGCTGTTCGGGCGGGCTTTTGCCGGAGCTGATGCGTATGCTGCCAGCGACCTGCCCGACATCGATATGCTCGTGATTTCGCACGACCACTACGACCATTTAGACCACAAAACCATTACCGAACTGGCCCCACGTGTGAAGAAATTTTACACGGCTCTCGGCGTAGGTGCCCACCTCGAACGCTGGGGTATCTCGCCCGACCGCATCGTAGAATTTGACTGGGGTCAAACCCATCAGGTTGCCGACAGTATCGTGCTGACGGCTACCCCGGCGCGGCACTTTTCGGGCCGGAGTCTGGCGCGGGGCCGCACGCTCTGGACCTCGTTTGTGTTCGACCTGCACGGCTACCGGCTTTTTCTGGGTGGCGATTCGGGCTACGACGGGCAGTTCAAGCAGATTGGCACAACCTACGGCCCCTTCGACCTGGCGATTCTCGAATGCGGGCAATATGGCCGCGACTGGCCCAGCATTCACATGTTTCCAACTGAAGTAGCCACAGCCGCGCAGGACTTGCGGGCCAAAACGCTGCTACCTGTTCACTGGGGCAAATTTGCGCTGGCCTATCACGCCTGGAACGAACCGATTCAGCAACTCGTAGTCAGTGCCGCCGAAAAGGGCATCCCCGTGACTACTCCACGCATTGGCGAGCCAATCACGGTTGGCGGAGCATTGAAAACGGAGCATTGGTGGAACAAACTATGA